Within the Medicago truncatula cultivar Jemalong A17 chromosome 4, MtrunA17r5.0-ANR, whole genome shotgun sequence genome, the region CAAAACCACTCGTGCCCGACAATGCAAGAGAAGTGATCGATAAGATAGTGAAAATCGTGAATATTTTTGGTATTGGGATAGCCATTCCGCCCATTTCGTCAAGATAAAGAAGACATAGTTTATCATAACTAGTTCCTGCCAAGACAAAAAGGGCAGCGCCAATAAATCCATGAGATATTATTTCTAAAACGGCCCCGTTGAGCCCAATATCACTTATAGAACTAATTCCTAAAATTATGAAACTCATATGAGATACCGAAGAATAAGCTAttcttttttggtttaaatatgtctttagtccttgcactttcatcagattttggcattggtccctacactttttttgtttggaattggtccctgcactttgtaaaaatattggtattggtccctctattaactttctgtaaaaaaaaacacaaaactattggtattggtccctgcactttgtaaaaatattggtattggttcctgcactttgtaaaaatattgatattggtgccacgtggcgtgaaatgattgggccacgtggcactccgttggttttgtgttttttttttaacagacagttaacagagggaccaataccaatatttttacaaagtgcagggaccaatgccaaaatctgatgaaagtgcagagaccaatgacacatttaaaccttcttttttttaaaattacgtTGACCAAAAGATGTTGAATCGGCATAGTTTATTTGAATAGAACCTAATATCATTAACGAGGGGCAAAATATTGAATGAGCGTGGGAAAATAATTCCATATTAATTCGAACCAACCCATATCCTCCCATTTCATGCAAAACTAGTGGTAGTAtacaagagtttaagcataaattgaacaaatttgaattgagcaggGACTAATACTAAgtgcatagtatttttgtaaggacAAAAACAACGATTagaattaagtaaggactaaacttaaaatgcctcaattttttagggactaaaaacatatttaaccaacaAAAAAGTCAGATGTGGCATCCATGTGTGCTTCGTTGTTtgctcaatcaacaacaattaacaGCGATGACCTATTTTGCTAATGGAAAAAAACGTtggggaccaaaaatttaataaaatttaagtagggacTAATGTTAGAAACGcgcctatttatagggacctaaaacataattaaccctactttcattgtttattttatatttttaattaaataattttgttatcaaTAGTATACTGATTATTAAATTTACACTTACAATGAATCCAAACGTACCAACTATATATACCCCTTTACATACcgaattttttaaaagtgaaaaaccGCGTACCCGAATTCGTACCATATATGAAAGTGAATTACGAATCATGTGACTATGATCCAAAATACACACTCATAAACATTTAGTGTAAAAGTTATAACTTATggtattccaaaaaacaaaaattacaacttATAACTTACTATAAGGTTCTCCCAAGAAAACTTACTATAAGGTTTAAACATTAGTTAACACTTGTCTTAATTTAACAATTAAAATTGATCAGCTATGGTGTGGTTAACGCAACTTATATGGATAGCCAATATAATatgattataaaataaaataaaataaaaatagatagtcaatagaaaaactcaaaatGTTTGGGATTAGTGCAACATAATATAAAGAAGTAAATTTATATATGCAAGggctaaaataaatttagaagaaGTGTTTCCCTTACATTACAAGTAAATTTTAAACGGATTGAGTGCAACATAATATAAAGAtctagagaaatgatatttgtacaaccattttggtacaatttttgtacaactttctctctcatactcacatttttattttctctcttcctttttcactctctattgtttttaaccaatgagaagagagaagaataaaATTGTCTTAAAGGTTGTACCAATATAATTGTCAAAATATCACGATTAGAGTCTATCCATTTAGGGTCGACAACTATTTAACACCAAGCCAAATTAAAAATGTTGGACAGGAGCGACGTGAAAAATCCAAGTTCAACATAGAAATAGTGTTTGACGTCAGTCGTGAAGTGTACATGGGAAAATTCActtctaaaattaaaaacaattttataaagaGTGACACCCCTCGTCTTACAAACTTATTTTTAAGAGTCAAAAATCTTTAATTTGAACACCTGCAAATGATGGTTACCCTCATCTAATATATCttatttaaacaaaatgttGTCTACATGATTGaattcatatatcatataatatcatGTTCTAAATTGTTCAATGCCAACAGGTTGCTGAGATGCTAGTGAAGAGCGGTGTAACAGAAGCAGTAATATTGATAAGGGTGATTCTATGGCTTCTGGCAACGAGGTTGGGCACTTTATTGATTTGTGGTTTGCTCTGTCTTAGCAAGAAATGGCCATTTATCAACAACTTCTCAAGCTTGTCTTTGGATAAAAGAGAAAAGATTGTGCAGAGGGCTCTCAAGCTTAGGTTCCTCACTCCTTTTAGACTCGCATTCGCTTACATCAAAGTCCTATGtctctttgttttcttctcttGGGTATATATTATTTCTTCAACCTTGCTGCAAAGTGCCATTTTGTACACtcacaataattaaaattaaacttcttattgaaatataacaatactTAAGAAAGTGGACATATTGTAGgttgatgaaaatggtgatAATCCAGCATGGAAAGCCATTGGATATGAGGTATCAACAGCTGATGAGAAAATGACCAATGACACCAAAAAGAGACCCCTTGAAAAAGGAATTATAGAAATCATGCATGAACATGACACAACTCTTCAACAATCTCTATCTAACAAAGGCCTCAATGTTACACTTGACTCCAAAAACAACATCCTCAAAATCAAATGTGATGCAGTAGTTGTTGGTTCTGGCTGTGGAGGAGGTGTAGCAGCTTCTGTCCTATCAAAAGCTGGCTACAAAGTGGTTGTTCTCGAGAAAGGAAACTATTTTGTTCCCAAAGATTATTCATCTCTAGAAGGTCCTTCAATGGACCAACAATATGAAAAAGGAGGTATGTTAGCTTCTGTTGATTCAAGAATAGTTCTTTTTGCAGGTTCAACAGTAGGTGGTGGTTCAGCTGTGAATTGGTCAGCATGCATAAGAACACCACAGAATGTGTTAAAAGAATGGTCAGATGAACACAAACTTCCCCTCTTTGAAACCTTAGAGTATCTATCTGCTATGGAAACCGTGTGTGAGAGGATTGGTGTCAATGAAAATTGTACACAAGAAGGATTCCAAAATCAAGTATTAAGAAAAGGGTGCCAAAATCTTGGCTTAAAAGTTGATTATGTGCCAAGAAATTCACCAGGGAATCATTATTGTGGTTCATGTGGTTATGGTTGTCCAAAAGGTGAGAAACAAGGGACTCAAGCTACATGGCTTGTAGATGCTGTTGATAAAGGTGCTGTGATAATAACAGGATGCAAAGCTGAGAGATTCTTGTTTGATAATAATTATAAGAATGCCAATAccagaaagaagaagaaatgtttGGGAGTGTTGGCCAAGACTTTAAACAGTAGAGTCACAATGAAGCTACAGATTGAGGCCAAAGTGACAATTTCTGCAGGTGGGGCAATTCTTACACCACCATTATTGATCTCTAGTGGtttaaagaacaaaaacattGGTAGGAATCTTCATCTCCATCCTGTACTAATGACATGGGGATACTTTCCAGAATCAAAATCAGATCTCAAaggtaataaaaatataaaattttgttagaGTTTAGTTATCAATGATTTTCCGGATGACTAATCTCCGTCACAGAACCTGACTAGTCACTTTTAGTGGGGTGTACCCTCCCAACCACCATTCACAAGTTTCAAACCACGAGACTTTGTTTAAGAGATCCAAGTTCATTTCCACTCATACCAATGTAAAGAGTGTTAGAGTTTAGTTTGTTaagattttagatagtttaTTAATCTTCTCCTAATATCTTAACTAGTTACATGTTTGGTACACGGTGTATTGGAGTGATATTCGAGTGAGGGGATTTTAATAACCAAACTCACCGCgatatcaaacaaacaaaaaccaaacttTGACCAAGCTTATTTTTTCTATGAGCTGAATTTTCATCTATCTGATTTGTCACAGGTAAAATCTACGAGGGAGGTATAATCACATCTGTCCACAAAGTATCTTCATCATTAAATGATCATTCAATATCAGATACAAGAGCAATAATTGAGACACCATTACTAGGACCATCATCATTTGCATCAATATATCCATGGGAATCAGGACTTGACTTCAAACAAAGAATGCTAAAATATCCAAGAACAGCACACTTAATCACAATAATAAGAGACAAAGCAAGTGGACAAGTAAAAACAGAGGGAAGAATCAGCTACAAATTGAATTCAATTGACAGAGAGAATATGAGAGCTGGTTTACAACAAGGACTAAGAATTCTAATAGCAGCAGGAGCAGTTGAAGTAGGAACACACAGAAGTGATGGTCAGAGAATTAAGTGTAATGAGAACACTGGCGAAAAGGAAATTGAAGAGTTTATAGATAGTGTTTATCCAATGGAAGGAGCATTGTGGCCAGGTGAGAATTGGAATTTGTATACTTCTGCTCATCAAATGGGGAGTTGTAGAATGGGAGTGAATGAAAAGGAAGGTGCtgttgatgaaaatggtgaGAGTTGGGAAGCTGAAGGGTTGTTTGTTTGTGATGCTAGTGTTCTTCCAACTGCTGTTGGTGTTAATCCTATGATCACTATTCAATCAACTGCATTTTGTATTTCAAATAGGATTGTAGATTTTCTTCGAAAGGGGCAAGAATCAAAAGATTGTTGATTGTTTTCTACGCATACTTGAGTTGACAATGAGTTTGATGATTTCACGGTGAACCACGTTAATTTTTGCAGTAGCTATGCTTTATAGAGCTTCAATTAAATTACAATATCACTTTGATTCCCGTCAAACTCACGGTGACAAAATAAAAGATTGCTAAATTATGGTAATGTGTACTCATGTTTGattatatatcaaatataaGTTGTAATCATatcttcaaaatatttaactttatgTGAGATGGATGTTTCATGTTCAAGCATCATTGTGTTGTTCAAGTTATTGCTGATACTTGTAAGaaactttccttttttttttatcatatatatgAGATGAGATATTGGTAGGTAATTCTAACATGAATAAAATCTGTTTCTTTTTATAATGTAATTTGTACCCTAAGGACATAAAATAaggatttaaaaatgaaattaaaagaggtagtgtttttcttcattttaaatAAGCTTAAGTTCACTTAATTTAAAAGAGAGTCAGTGTTTTGAGTGTTAGGTTTGATTGTCAAGTTTCTTAATTAAAGAAGGAggtttaaaaatattagatattGGAGAAGTCTCACATTACTTAGTGTGGTGAAGTAAGAGGAAGACCAAGGTTATATATTGGACCTAG harbors:
- the LOC25492935 gene encoding long-chain-alcohol oxidase FAO1, yielding MSDHNTERKMRRECHPLLSGVRENSKYKHGFSVAEMESLTSICEVVLPSLPMDDALTKDDESSKDVQSFFNISASMYPIPDEVAEMLVKSGVTEAVILIRVILWLLATRLGTLLICGLLCLSKKWPFINNFSSLSLDKREKIVQRALKLRFLTPFRLAFAYIKVLCLFVFFSWVDENGDNPAWKAIGYEVSTADEKMTNDTKKRPLEKGIIEIMHEHDTTLQQSLSNKGLNVTLDSKNNILKIKCDAVVVGSGCGGGVAASVLSKAGYKVVVLEKGNYFVPKDYSSLEGPSMDQQYEKGGMLASVDSRIVLFAGSTVGGGSAVNWSACIRTPQNVLKEWSDEHKLPLFETLEYLSAMETVCERIGVNENCTQEGFQNQVLRKGCQNLGLKVDYVPRNSPGNHYCGSCGYGCPKGEKQGTQATWLVDAVDKGAVIITGCKAERFLFDNNYKNANTRKKKKCLGVLAKTLNSRVTMKLQIEAKVTISAGGAILTPPLLISSGLKNKNIGRNLHLHPVLMTWGYFPESKSDLKGKIYEGGIITSVHKVSSSLNDHSISDTRAIIETPLLGPSSFASIYPWESGLDFKQRMLKYPRTAHLITIIRDKASGQVKTEGRISYKLNSIDRENMRAGLQQGLRILIAAGAVEVGTHRSDGQRIKCNENTGEKEIEEFIDSVYPMEGALWPGENWNLYTSAHQMGSCRMGVNEKEGAVDENGESWEAEGLFVCDASVLPTAVGVNPMITIQSTAFCISNRIVDFLRKGQESKDC